A window from Aureibacillus halotolerans encodes these proteins:
- a CDS encoding phospholipase D-like domain-containing protein, producing MSIVLLCLSLIVILIIFIWADIYFGKRVFTKNNPSLYSEGFNDTPQLFTDGGEFFDTLFADIENAKHDISVSFFIVKKDALSRLFFQHLKEAAQRGVSVSLLIDRLGSFRIGKKVIKEIEEAGVRFAFSHTPNFPFIFFKALARNHRKIAVIDGEISYLGGFNVAKEYLGEKPKFGPWRDYHLRFTGDAVPIVQSVFAKDFAKAKQIKNEPHLNKATTPLEQKSYTFFISNGSSVAHHYIELFNKANASIFIGSPYFIPNHPVMMALVDAVKRGIKVSVLVPKKTDHLLVQEASYPYLKQLLELGCPVYQYEKGFYHGKLCMIDSSYVDIGTANFDRRSFFLNSEMNCLSSDQQLIKLLQQHIQQDIQSSSILTLDELTKSNPIQWTKRAVASFVAGLL from the coding sequence ATGAGTATTGTACTACTGTGCCTTAGTTTAATCGTGATTCTGATTATTTTTATTTGGGCAGACATTTATTTTGGAAAACGTGTGTTTACAAAAAATAATCCTTCACTCTATTCTGAGGGCTTTAATGATACACCACAGCTGTTTACAGATGGCGGTGAGTTTTTCGACACGTTATTTGCCGATATTGAAAACGCCAAACACGACATTTCTGTGTCATTTTTCATCGTCAAAAAAGATGCCCTTTCACGATTGTTTTTTCAGCATTTGAAAGAGGCAGCACAACGCGGCGTCTCCGTTTCTCTCCTTATAGATCGGCTAGGTAGTTTTAGAATTGGCAAAAAGGTAATTAAAGAAATAGAAGAGGCAGGCGTTCGCTTCGCTTTCAGCCATACCCCTAATTTCCCATTCATCTTTTTTAAAGCTTTGGCACGAAATCATCGTAAAATCGCTGTCATAGATGGAGAAATTAGCTATCTTGGTGGATTCAATGTCGCCAAGGAATACCTCGGTGAAAAACCTAAATTTGGCCCTTGGCGAGATTATCATCTTCGGTTTACTGGGGATGCAGTCCCAATTGTCCAATCGGTTTTTGCCAAGGATTTCGCCAAGGCAAAACAGATCAAAAACGAGCCCCATTTAAATAAGGCAACAACGCCTCTAGAGCAAAAGTCGTACACTTTTTTTATTTCAAACGGCTCGAGTGTAGCTCATCACTACATAGAGCTTTTTAACAAGGCAAACGCATCGATCTTTATTGGGTCTCCTTATTTTATCCCAAATCATCCGGTCATGATGGCTTTAGTGGATGCGGTGAAACGAGGAATTAAGGTCTCCGTGCTCGTACCGAAAAAGACAGATCATCTGCTCGTTCAGGAAGCATCATACCCTTACCTAAAGCAGTTACTGGAGTTGGGTTGTCCTGTGTATCAATACGAAAAAGGGTTTTATCACGGGAAATTATGTATGATTGATTCGTCTTACGTGGACATCGGAACGGCGAATTTTGATCGGCGCAGCTTTTTCTTAAACAGTGAGATGAATTGCCTGTCTTCAGACCAACAATTGATAAAGCTTTTGCAGCAACATATTCAACAAGACATTCAAAGCAGCTCAATATTAACACTGGATGAGCTGACAAAGTCCAATCCGATCCAGTGGACGAAACGCGCAGTTGCCTCATTCGTTGCCGGATTGCTTTAA
- the uvsE gene encoding UV DNA damage repair endonuclease UvsE translates to MRIRFGYVANNLSLWDGSPSSTMTFRHWSTLSAAERQRKLEATAAHNLETTLRILHYNVAQGIPLYRMSSSLIPLATHPEVQWDYSQRFQTLFREIGTFSKTHQLRLSMHPNQFTLFTSDRDDITANAISDMLYHQQVFEQMELSQRGVINIHVGGAYGDKKAAIERFYSNLSRLPKKARLLMTLENDDRTYNAEETLAICQQANIPMVFDYHHHKALPSERSLEDLLPSIFATWKRSPFKPKVHLSSPRNAKEFRKHAEFVDPAFVRPFFHLATSLGIEFDVMIEAKQKEQALLALLSQLEKERRVKRLAGGVLDWPTP, encoded by the coding sequence ATGCGCATACGGTTTGGCTATGTAGCCAATAATCTTTCGCTTTGGGATGGGTCACCATCAAGCACAATGACCTTTCGTCACTGGTCAACATTATCTGCCGCCGAACGTCAGCGTAAGCTTGAAGCAACAGCTGCTCATAATTTGGAGACCACCCTACGTATTCTTCATTACAACGTCGCACAAGGCATCCCGTTGTATCGTATGTCCTCCTCACTAATTCCACTTGCCACTCATCCAGAGGTGCAGTGGGATTACTCGCAGCGCTTCCAAACGCTATTTAGAGAAATCGGCACGTTCAGTAAAACCCACCAGCTTCGCCTCAGCATGCACCCTAACCAATTTACTTTGTTTACAAGTGACCGAGACGACATCACCGCCAATGCCATAAGTGACATGCTCTATCATCAACAGGTGTTCGAGCAGATGGAATTGTCCCAACGAGGAGTCATTAACATTCACGTAGGCGGCGCATATGGCGACAAAAAGGCCGCCATTGAACGTTTTTATAGCAACCTTTCACGCCTTCCCAAAAAAGCTCGTCTATTAATGACACTGGAAAATGATGATCGGACATACAATGCGGAAGAAACGCTAGCCATATGCCAGCAGGCAAATATTCCAATGGTGTTTGACTACCATCATCACAAAGCATTGCCTTCTGAACGTTCGCTTGAAGACCTTTTGCCAAGCATTTTCGCAACTTGGAAACGGTCTCCTTTCAAACCAAAGGTCCACCTCTCTTCCCCACGCAATGCAAAAGAGTTTCGCAAGCACGCTGAGTTCGTTGATCCGGCATTTGTAAGACCTTTTTTTCATCTTGCCACTAGCCTCGGCATAGAGTTTGACGTCATGATTGAGGCAAAGCAAAAAGAGCAGGCTCTCCTTGCCCTGCTCTCTCAGTTGGAGAAAGAACGCCGCGTCAAACGACTCGCTGGTGGTGTGTTGGACTGGCCGACCCCTTAA
- the argS gene encoding arginine--tRNA ligase: MSILEAKKQAISKEVERAVLATGLVTEEELPTVLLETPKDSTHGDYATNIAMQLARPAKKAPRAIAESIVAAFNKQKTAVSDIQIAGPGFINFRLDVHALIGVVEEVLEAKDTYGSSNADKPERIQVEFVSANPTGTLHLGHARGAAVGDSLCNILQAAGHEVSREYYINDAGNQVDQLARSIEARYFQALGQEKEMPKDGYHGADIIDIARQLAEQDGESYVSQTEADRLAAFRAYGLQFELDKLKKDLLDFKVPFDEWYSETSLYQNGKIQPALDTLKANGEIYEEEGATWFRSTTYGDDKDRVLIKSDGSYTYLTPDIAYHQDKIERGFSKLINIWGADHHGYIPRMQAAIQALGHSKETLEVEIIQMVNLFENGEKVKMSKRTGNAVTLRELMEDVGVDAMRFFFAMRSPDSHLDFDIDLAKSESNDNPVFYAQYAHARVSSIFKQAEEKGISVAVSADLSLLGSDKEQALLKKVGCFPEVVKDAADKRAPHRITQYVHELASTFHSFYNADKVINPENGPLTQARLQLVKSVQQTLKNALTLVGVNAPERM; encoded by the coding sequence ATGAGCATTCTTGAAGCAAAGAAACAGGCCATCAGTAAGGAGGTCGAAAGAGCCGTTTTAGCAACTGGCCTCGTCACAGAGGAAGAGCTCCCGACTGTCCTATTGGAAACACCAAAGGATTCAACCCATGGCGATTATGCAACAAACATTGCAATGCAGTTGGCACGTCCGGCGAAAAAAGCGCCTCGTGCTATTGCGGAGTCAATTGTCGCTGCCTTTAATAAACAAAAAACAGCTGTTAGCGATATTCAGATTGCTGGACCAGGGTTTATTAATTTTCGCTTAGACGTTCATGCGCTCATCGGTGTCGTTGAAGAGGTGCTTGAAGCCAAAGACACTTACGGATCTTCGAATGCGGACAAGCCTGAACGCATTCAAGTGGAATTTGTGTCTGCCAATCCGACTGGCACCCTGCACCTTGGCCATGCTCGCGGAGCTGCTGTTGGTGATTCGTTGTGTAATATTTTGCAGGCGGCAGGACACGAAGTGTCAAGGGAATACTACATTAATGACGCTGGGAACCAAGTCGATCAACTCGCTCGTTCCATTGAAGCGCGTTATTTTCAAGCACTTGGTCAGGAGAAGGAAATGCCGAAAGATGGCTACCACGGAGCCGATATCATAGACATTGCCCGCCAGCTTGCGGAGCAGGACGGTGAAAGCTATGTGTCGCAAACGGAAGCAGACCGATTAGCTGCATTCCGAGCCTATGGTCTGCAATTTGAATTGGACAAGCTGAAAAAGGATTTGTTGGATTTCAAGGTGCCATTTGATGAATGGTATTCCGAAACCTCTCTCTATCAGAATGGAAAAATTCAGCCTGCGCTAGATACATTAAAAGCAAATGGTGAGATTTACGAAGAAGAGGGAGCTACTTGGTTCCGTTCCACCACTTACGGCGACGACAAAGACCGAGTGCTCATTAAAAGCGATGGTTCTTACACGTACCTAACCCCAGACATTGCCTATCATCAGGACAAGATTGAGCGGGGGTTTTCAAAGTTGATTAATATTTGGGGTGCTGACCACCATGGTTACATTCCAAGAATGCAGGCGGCCATTCAGGCGCTTGGTCATTCAAAGGAAACGCTTGAAGTTGAGATTATTCAGATGGTCAATCTGTTTGAAAACGGTGAAAAGGTGAAAATGAGCAAACGAACAGGCAACGCAGTCACTCTCCGTGAACTGATGGAGGACGTCGGTGTTGATGCGATGAGGTTCTTCTTTGCGATGAGAAGCCCTGATTCACACTTGGATTTTGATATTGATTTGGCGAAATCGGAATCCAATGACAACCCTGTGTTTTATGCGCAGTATGCGCATGCCCGTGTATCGAGCATTTTCAAGCAGGCCGAAGAAAAAGGGATCAGTGTCGCTGTATCAGCCGATTTGTCGTTGCTAGGGAGCGACAAAGAGCAGGCCCTTCTAAAGAAAGTCGGTTGCTTCCCTGAAGTGGTGAAGGATGCAGCCGATAAACGTGCGCCACATCGCATTACGCAGTATGTGCACGAGCTTGCTAGTACATTCCACAGCTTTTACAATGCGGACAAGGTCATTAATCCGGAGAATGGACCTTTGACACAAGCCCGTTTGCAGCTTGTCAAATCGGTTCAGCAGACATTAAAAAATGCGCTTACGCTTGTTGGCGTAAACGCACCAGAACGGATGTAG
- a CDS encoding DUF1934 domain-containing protein: protein MASHAVKVLMDTMIKSDGEQETIHVEAKGIRRRTNNGLFLVFYEEGEDEERTQNVVRFEVDKNPPELKVVRSGGRSMRQVYREGETTEGQYEVPWGQWITKATTESVSFQDQDGINASLVFRYQFDIGGATAFHHTTIKIMEDTI from the coding sequence ATGGCGTCCCATGCAGTCAAGGTGCTTATGGATACGATGATCAAAAGCGATGGTGAACAAGAAACGATCCATGTGGAAGCGAAAGGCATTCGCCGCAGAACAAATAACGGACTGTTTCTCGTTTTTTATGAAGAGGGAGAAGATGAGGAACGGACACAAAATGTCGTTCGCTTTGAGGTAGACAAGAACCCACCGGAGCTTAAGGTCGTTCGAAGCGGAGGGCGCTCGATGCGTCAAGTGTATCGAGAAGGAGAGACGACAGAGGGGCAGTATGAGGTTCCGTGGGGGCAATGGATTACAAAAGCAACAACGGAATCGGTCTCTTTTCAAGACCAAGATGGCATTAATGCGAGTTTGGTCTTTCGTTACCAGTTTGACATTGGCGGTGCTACCGCGTTTCATCATACAACGATAAAGATAATGGAGGACACAATATGA
- a CDS encoding response regulator transcription factor, whose amino-acid sequence MANEKIMVVDDDIEINEILTLYLRKNGFQVISADEGPKAVELVRLEQPDLILLDVLLPGLDGFDVCREIRQLTKAPILFVSSKNDEIDKVLGLGLGADDFITKPFSPNELVARVKAHIRRNTFFNESDTVKTPKVLFAGDLEVDLLRHVCKLHNKEVSLSKKEFELLSVMIQRPDQTFTLDDLYNRVWGLESLSDTRTVMVHIHNLRKKIELDPANPNYILTVRGIGYRFNGEACTDEPTTITTASSSN is encoded by the coding sequence ATGGCGAACGAAAAAATCATGGTCGTTGATGATGACATCGAGATCAATGAAATACTAACTCTGTACCTACGTAAAAATGGATTTCAGGTCATCTCAGCTGACGAGGGTCCAAAAGCTGTGGAATTGGTCAGATTGGAACAACCTGACCTCATTTTATTGGACGTGTTGTTACCAGGTCTTGACGGCTTCGACGTATGTCGAGAGATTCGTCAGCTTACGAAAGCACCTATACTATTTGTTTCAAGCAAAAACGACGAGATTGATAAAGTCCTTGGTCTCGGTCTCGGTGCCGATGATTTCATAACGAAACCATTTAGCCCGAACGAGCTTGTCGCTCGTGTGAAGGCTCATATTCGCAGAAATACTTTTTTCAATGAAAGTGACACCGTAAAAACGCCAAAAGTCCTTTTCGCCGGTGATCTGGAAGTTGATTTACTCCGCCATGTTTGCAAGCTTCATAACAAAGAGGTATCTCTTTCTAAAAAAGAATTTGAGCTTTTGTCTGTAATGATTCAAAGACCTGATCAAACATTCACGTTAGATGATTTGTACAATCGTGTATGGGGCCTTGAGAGTTTAAGCGATACGAGGACAGTCATGGTACATATTCATAATTTAAGAAAGAAGATTGAATTGGACCCTGCCAATCCAAATTATATCCTTACCGTTCGCGGCATTGGCTATCGGTTTAATGGTGAAGCGTGCACTGATGAACCGACCACTATCACTACAGCAAGCTCTAGTAATTAA
- a CDS encoding ATP-binding protein produces MVQQSQPRLDLPDLFQETIDILEDGRQRIVKTVSSEYETSIASSQLEKEFQLLENWRLECLPQSPSFTNQSLILNDVAGVSLTLRMHASPIDLPTFLRIAIATVTAVAELHRNDLIHQQLSTKVIYWDDGRDKVTLLGTDTVLFRNEKTAVFPSLRLSAYSSPEQISNQSVIVDGRSDIYALGIVFFELLLGYVPFDPQLSTEWYYDVQTKEVPNPAAHREDIPMFLGDIILKALAKDNAQRYDNVKSLLMDLQRVALHVNGGHALPESPGLFCKQGRFSEKMPLQHQDELAKHIAQSLNETKHGKCMITFITGAAGSGKSTIGLEAVAEMERFGAKSIYLKLQPTAMERPYHFLIGLLRKLIRLTLTSNEHSLDTIKQQMKRQIHSPPGWLMRLVPELEWLFGEPATTSGLTPTGRIWEEYFQIFLSISATAQQPIVLFVDDVHWADDLSLRRLCQWVKDGKLPHVCLLFVIKENEGPNCLNELDSCLHVEVQRHSLRRLGITEISELSSLLFHWNQTESLMFSEGLNMLAKGNLLQISIHLYEMYDNGMLYVNALEGAWMCNFGEMNTLINEGANQGLFTDKFSRLTYDEKMVLHNVVCAEVDTLTISQLSEFMALEQEPLLFYLQSMSQAGFLTLDHDRRQLSFLHQTLKKELLMYIPEKERMEIHTRWLIFKLSFSADVFDQAEDSITQHYFLADEPALPISLQPKMVQLLISIGEQAMKTGVPETATFYFDKALKLMEQLPESNTYQQLWWILLRCCAENAILSKEPQLAHSYCVQLKQCSQSKEEQAEALFYFMHYFQLDGRTGEALKTGMKALRLLKATSHSSFLLPTLWWRKWRNHWELASMQSFAEALEDQPVVPQSSVEAMLWNEIMCLLFLKKDIAFSVAAEQSLFFTTKRPDLHTPSLLAFYAWYLSVYKERPELALVVTKTAMNLAKDSSKGGLFLGWVLYVRCFWVDHWETGVRQSLQMIEEQLSLFRQGSQSTIQPRLASAWIMCAMEAGEPLIASQVHWRQMEGTPETKERFAYATQCAQSIVDGRPLPNRPAWWSHGEQEIWPLLYVQFSFWAGQYKAVCLEVEQLQSSRQMPHWSGLGVVTVMVMDALSSAFLIEAKSSRRDRRKSLVKLESLLRFFEKSRRFRSEDLLHKKYLVLAERARLKLDIDEAQRFYEMASENARVHGFLHFAALASERGAEMYAAYHRDKVASWFAEEAAKDYALWGSSFRQKQVFIAFPAFSQRGDLDINRSKELSRAAFQQSVDVGTIVRASQMISENIHLTTLVETLLTLALQYAGGHRGVLFLRREETFFVEGVMEEGVYEWLASDKIAAETYPGALTEVLQYVMEEKKPVSITSPADRSIWMNAYYMARVQPNFVLCLPIVRQEKLIALIYIENRMSQQSFSPAQMELIELLVSQIAISLENAMFTEKLENEVRSRTYELEQSLQELEQKSERLAEVEQSRRQLLSNISHDLQSPVAVIKGYIETLMDDMVPSKAQRQKYLQSVLEKTNKLSGLIQSLFQLAKLESGDATFVRQEHRVQWLMDFISEKLAFELWEAGVQFDIHGEQIGEKCVSVHMDSIERVVSNFIHNAIEHGGGVTQIHITFRCSTQTLYVKVEDNGNGLRKEDIPFLFDRFYQGRQSGGGTGLGLAICKELIHYHGGSIWAEEATSNSSGAVFVFSLPLCPLK; encoded by the coding sequence GTGGTACAGCAGTCACAGCCGCGACTTGACCTTCCGGATCTGTTTCAAGAAACGATAGATATTCTTGAGGATGGCAGACAACGGATCGTTAAAACCGTTTCATCTGAATATGAAACGTCCATTGCTTCTAGCCAGCTTGAAAAGGAATTTCAACTCCTTGAAAATTGGCGCCTTGAGTGCTTGCCACAGTCGCCATCCTTTACAAATCAGTCGCTTATTTTAAACGACGTTGCTGGTGTATCACTCACGCTCCGAATGCACGCATCCCCTATCGATCTGCCTACCTTTTTACGAATAGCCATTGCAACTGTCACAGCCGTTGCAGAGCTTCATCGCAATGATTTAATCCATCAACAACTGTCAACCAAGGTTATTTATTGGGACGACGGAAGGGACAAAGTGACCTTATTAGGTACAGACACTGTCCTATTCCGCAATGAAAAGACAGCTGTGTTTCCATCTCTAAGGCTAAGTGCATACAGTTCTCCAGAACAGATCTCCAATCAGTCTGTCATCGTAGATGGTCGCTCAGACATTTATGCTTTGGGGATTGTGTTCTTTGAGCTTCTTTTAGGCTACGTCCCTTTTGATCCACAGCTTTCAACTGAGTGGTATTATGATGTGCAAACGAAAGAAGTGCCTAACCCCGCAGCCCATCGAGAAGATATTCCAATGTTTCTCGGGGACATCATCCTGAAAGCGTTGGCAAAGGACAACGCACAACGTTACGATAATGTGAAAAGCTTGCTGATGGACTTGCAAAGGGTTGCGCTGCATGTCAACGGGGGGCATGCGCTTCCAGAGTCACCTGGTCTTTTTTGTAAGCAAGGACGCTTTAGTGAAAAAATGCCGTTGCAGCATCAAGACGAGCTTGCCAAGCATATTGCTCAGTCCTTAAACGAGACAAAGCATGGAAAATGTATGATCACATTCATAACAGGAGCGGCAGGTTCAGGAAAATCGACAATCGGTCTAGAGGCAGTAGCAGAAATGGAACGTTTCGGTGCTAAGTCAATCTATTTAAAACTTCAGCCGACCGCAATGGAGCGCCCGTATCATTTTCTTATCGGATTGTTGCGAAAGCTGATCAGACTTACCTTGACGAGTAATGAGCATTCGCTTGACACGATTAAACAGCAAATGAAACGACAAATTCATTCTCCGCCCGGATGGCTTATGCGGCTAGTACCCGAACTTGAATGGCTTTTTGGAGAGCCAGCGACAACGAGCGGCCTGACCCCAACAGGGCGTATATGGGAAGAATACTTTCAGATATTTTTGTCGATTTCGGCAACAGCACAGCAGCCAATTGTTTTGTTCGTTGATGATGTGCATTGGGCTGACGATTTGTCGTTACGGCGGTTATGTCAGTGGGTGAAGGATGGAAAACTTCCTCATGTGTGCTTGCTTTTTGTCATTAAAGAAAACGAAGGTCCAAACTGTCTTAATGAGCTTGACAGTTGCTTACATGTTGAGGTTCAGCGTCATTCTTTGAGACGCCTGGGCATTACTGAAATTTCCGAGTTGTCTTCCCTTCTTTTTCACTGGAATCAGACGGAAAGTCTCATGTTTTCAGAAGGTCTGAACATGCTTGCAAAAGGGAATTTGCTGCAAATTAGCATTCATTTATATGAGATGTATGACAATGGAATGCTTTATGTGAATGCTCTTGAAGGAGCTTGGATGTGCAATTTTGGTGAAATGAATACTTTGATTAACGAAGGAGCAAATCAAGGTCTTTTTACGGATAAATTTTCTCGCTTAACTTATGATGAGAAAATGGTTCTTCACAATGTGGTATGTGCCGAAGTGGATACACTCACGATCTCACAGCTCAGTGAATTTATGGCGTTAGAACAGGAGCCTTTACTATTTTACTTGCAGTCAATGTCACAAGCAGGCTTCCTTACTCTAGATCACGATAGGCGACAGCTCAGCTTTTTGCACCAGACCCTAAAAAAAGAACTGCTCATGTATATTCCTGAAAAAGAGCGCATGGAAATTCATACCCGTTGGCTCATCTTTAAGCTTTCTTTTTCAGCAGACGTTTTCGACCAGGCGGAAGACAGTATCACTCAGCATTATTTTCTTGCTGATGAGCCAGCACTGCCTATTTCTCTTCAGCCGAAAATGGTTCAATTGCTTATCTCAATAGGGGAGCAGGCAATGAAAACCGGGGTGCCCGAAACGGCAACATTTTATTTTGATAAGGCGCTTAAATTAATGGAGCAGCTGCCTGAGTCAAACACCTACCAGCAATTGTGGTGGATTCTCTTGCGTTGTTGTGCGGAGAACGCTATTTTGTCAAAGGAACCTCAACTTGCTCATTCGTATTGCGTGCAATTAAAGCAATGCTCGCAATCGAAAGAGGAGCAAGCGGAAGCCCTATTCTATTTTATGCATTATTTTCAATTAGACGGGCGAACAGGAGAAGCATTAAAAACCGGTATGAAGGCATTACGGCTGTTAAAAGCCACGTCACATTCGTCCTTCCTGCTGCCAACGCTATGGTGGCGTAAATGGAGAAATCATTGGGAACTTGCCTCTATGCAATCCTTTGCTGAAGCACTTGAGGACCAGCCAGTCGTACCGCAGTCAAGTGTTGAGGCTATGCTCTGGAATGAAATCATGTGTTTGCTATTTCTAAAGAAGGACATCGCTTTTTCAGTAGCTGCAGAGCAGTCATTGTTTTTTACGACGAAAAGGCCTGATTTGCACACGCCGTCTTTGCTTGCCTTTTATGCTTGGTACCTTTCAGTGTATAAAGAACGACCAGAGTTAGCCTTGGTGGTGACAAAAACAGCGATGAATCTAGCAAAGGATTCGTCGAAAGGTGGTCTGTTTTTAGGCTGGGTGCTCTATGTCAGGTGTTTTTGGGTAGATCACTGGGAGACGGGTGTCCGACAAAGCTTACAAATGATTGAAGAACAGCTCTCCCTTTTTCGGCAAGGATCACAGTCCACTATTCAGCCACGACTGGCATCAGCCTGGATTATGTGCGCGATGGAGGCTGGAGAACCACTGATTGCTTCTCAAGTCCACTGGCGTCAGATGGAGGGGACACCGGAAACAAAGGAACGTTTTGCCTATGCAACTCAGTGTGCACAAAGCATTGTCGATGGACGCCCTTTACCAAATCGACCCGCATGGTGGTCACATGGAGAACAAGAAATTTGGCCATTGCTGTACGTTCAATTTTCCTTCTGGGCAGGTCAATACAAGGCCGTCTGTTTAGAGGTTGAACAGCTTCAAAGCAGTCGGCAAATGCCACACTGGTCAGGACTTGGTGTGGTTACAGTAATGGTCATGGACGCACTCTCCTCCGCATTTCTAATCGAGGCCAAAAGCTCACGAAGAGATAGAAGAAAGAGTCTCGTTAAACTAGAAAGCTTGCTGCGGTTCTTTGAGAAGTCGAGACGCTTTCGCAGTGAAGACCTGCTCCATAAAAAGTACCTTGTGCTCGCAGAACGTGCGCGTCTAAAGCTTGATATTGATGAAGCGCAACGATTTTACGAGATGGCGTCAGAAAATGCACGTGTTCACGGCTTCTTGCATTTTGCTGCTTTAGCGAGTGAACGTGGTGCTGAAATGTATGCCGCGTATCACCGCGATAAGGTAGCCAGCTGGTTCGCTGAGGAAGCAGCAAAGGATTACGCCCTCTGGGGGAGCTCTTTTAGACAAAAACAAGTGTTTATAGCTTTCCCTGCCTTTTCTCAGCGTGGCGATCTCGACATCAATCGTTCAAAGGAATTGTCTAGAGCAGCGTTTCAGCAATCCGTTGATGTTGGAACGATTGTCCGTGCGTCACAAATGATTTCTGAAAACATCCACTTAACGACATTAGTAGAAACCTTGTTAACTTTAGCGTTGCAATATGCCGGAGGGCACAGGGGCGTTTTGTTTCTGCGGCGTGAGGAGACCTTTTTTGTAGAAGGTGTGATGGAGGAAGGAGTCTACGAATGGCTGGCATCTGACAAAATTGCTGCTGAAACGTATCCAGGTGCCTTAACCGAAGTCCTGCAATATGTCATGGAAGAAAAAAAGCCGGTGAGTATCACTTCCCCTGCCGACCGAAGCATTTGGATGAACGCCTATTACATGGCTCGTGTACAACCGAATTTTGTTCTCTGCTTGCCCATTGTTCGTCAAGAAAAGCTCATCGCATTGATTTATATTGAGAACAGAATGTCGCAGCAGTCGTTTTCGCCAGCTCAAATGGAACTCATTGAACTTTTAGTGTCCCAAATTGCAATTTCACTAGAAAATGCGATGTTCACCGAGAAGCTTGAAAATGAAGTCCGTAGCAGGACATATGAATTGGAGCAGTCATTGCAGGAGCTTGAGCAAAAAAGTGAGCGTCTTGCTGAGGTCGAGCAATCAAGAAGACAACTGCTGTCAAACATCTCACACGACTTGCAAAGTCCTGTTGCTGTGATAAAAGGCTATATAGAGACGTTAATGGATGATATGGTACCGAGCAAAGCGCAACGACAAAAATATTTGCAAAGTGTTTTAGAAAAGACGAATAAGCTGTCTGGTCTGATTCAGTCGTTGTTCCAGCTCGCAAAGCTAGAGTCTGGAGATGCCACATTTGTGAGGCAGGAGCATCGTGTCCAGTGGCTAATGGATTTTATTTCGGAGAAACTGGCATTTGAGCTCTGGGAGGCTGGCGTCCAATTTGATATTCATGGAGAACAAATCGGTGAAAAATGTGTTTCTGTGCATATGGATAGCATTGAGCGGGTGGTGTCCAATTTCATCCACAACGCCATTGAGCATGGGGGAGGGGTGACTCAAATACACATCACCTTTCGCTGCTCAACGCAGACGCTCTATGTAAAGGTGGAAGACAACGGCAACGGTTTGAGAAAGGAAGATATCCCGTTTCTGTTTGATCGGTTTTATCAAGGAAGACAATCTGGTGGTGGGACCGGTCTTGGGCTGGCCATTTGCAAAGAGCTGATTCATTATCACGGCGGAAGTATTTGGGCCGAAGAGGCAACTTCAAACTCAAGTGGCGCAGTGTTCGTGTTCTCCCTTCCACTTTGCCCGTTGAAGTGA